A stretch of the Corylus avellana chromosome ca6, CavTom2PMs-1.0 genome encodes the following:
- the LOC132184108 gene encoding AUGMIN subunit 8-like, with protein sequence MDVCESEQALRKHTAVVSPRPPLVPAEKNNAVTTRRPRTREVSSRYKSPAPATPASPRRFPSPNVTRTVPISSHLVPKRAQSAERKRPSTPPSPSSRPSTPVHDSAADIQLSSRRIGNGRSPESLWPSTMRSLSVSFQSDSISIPISKKEKPVSTPSDRTLRPSSNVAHKHVETPTVPRKPTPERKRSPLKGKNAPDQSENSRPVDGLHIRVMDQHRWPSRIGGNLSSNAMTKSVDLGDRAVKAFSNPVPGIGLSSMRRMVASDGMGKLLPKSASDAARLLSLDGSSRVGFEANSIDDNTLRVLGPHKSVSTSLSDRTTLITPVVRSQSLPTPIARRPSPSRNLVVSSSFGKGVSPSRTRPSTPPSRGISPSRNRLANSSGQSHTTTSVLSFIADVKKGKKSASYVEDAHQLRLLHNRYLQWRFANARAGAVLYIQKVTTERTLFNVWNATLELWDSVIRKRINLQQLKLELKLNSVLNDQMAYLDNWALLESDHIDSLSGAVEDLEASTLRLPVTAGARADIESLKAAICSAVDVMQAMGSSICSLLSRVEGMNSLVYELAVVAAQEKATLDECEALLASMAAMQVEEYSLRTHLIQMEQDWEKGKLILAIKTPP encoded by the exons ATGGATGTATGTGAGTCAGAGCAAGCATTGCGGAAGCACACGGCGGTGGTGAGCCCAAGACCACCGTTGGTTCCGGCGGAAAAGAACAATGCAGTCACCACCCGGCGCCCTCGGACGAGGGAAGTTAGTTCTAGGTACAAGTCACCTGCTCCGGCAACGCCTGCCAGTCCCCGGCGTTTCCCTTCTCCAAACGTCACAAGAACAGTTCCTATATCTTCCCATTTGGTACCTAAGAGAGCCCAGTCTGCTGAGAGGAAGCGGCCCTCCACACCCCCTTCTCCATCATCTAGGCCGTCTACACCAGTCCATGATTCAGCTGCCGATATACAATTGTCATCCAGAAGGATAGGGAATGGTCGGTCACCGGAGAGCTTATGGCCTTCCACAATGCGTAGTTTGAGTGTTTCATTTCAATCTGATAGCATATCAATTCCTATCAGCAAGAAGGAGAAACCAGTAAGTACTCCATCAGACCGCACTCTACGGCCGTCATCGAATGTGGCGCACAAGCACGTGGAAACACCTACCGTTCCAAGAAAACCCACGCCAGAGAGGAAGAGGAGTCCTCTTAAAGGAAAGAATGCGCCTGATCAGTCTGAGAATTCTAGGCCAGTTGATGGTTTACATATCCGAGTGATGGATCAGCATCGATGGCCAAGTAGAATTGGTGGGAATTTATCTTCCAATGCAATGACTAAGAGCGTGGATCTCGGTGACAGGGCAGTCAAGGCTTTCAGTAACCCAGTTCCGGGAATTGGGTTATCTTCGATGAGGAGAATGGTTGCATCTGATGGTATGGGAAAACTTTTACCAAAGTCTGCTAGTGATGCTGCGCGGCTATTATCGCTTGATGGAAGTTCTAGAGTAGGATTTGAGGCAAATTCAATTGATGATAATACACTTCGGGTACTTGGACCTCACAAGTCTGTTTCTACAAGTTTATCAGATAGAACTACATTAATAACACCTGTAGTTAGATCTCAATCTTTGCCTACTCCTATTGCACGGCGACCATCACCTAGTAGGAACTTAGTGGTGTCATCTTCTTTTGGTAAAGGTGTCAGTCCATCTCGGACAAGACCTTCAACTCCTCCTTCTCGGGGGATTAGTCCATCTAGGAATCGCCTTGCCAATTCTTCTGGTCAATCCCATACTACTACTTCTGTGCTCAGTTTTATTGCGGAtgttaaaaaaggaaaaaagagtgCAAGCTACGTAGAAGATGCTCATCAGCTGCGGCTGCTACACAATAGATATTTGCAATGGCGATTTGCAAATGCCCGGGCAGGGGCTGTACTTTATATTCAGAAAGTAACAACAGAG AGAACTTTATTTAACGTTTGGAACGCTACACTAGAACTGTGGGATTCAGTGATCAGGAAACGGATCAATCTCCAACAGCTGAAGCTAGAGCTTAAGCTGAACTCAGTTTTGAATGATCAA ATGGCCTACCTTGACAATTGGGCTTTACTTGAAAGCGATCATATTGATTCTTTATCTGGGGCTGTAGAAGATTTAGAGGCAAGCACTCTCCGACTTCCGGTAACTGCAGGGGCACGG GCAGATATTGAATCTTTGAAAGCTGCTATTTGCTCAGCAGTTGATGTGATGCAAGCAATGGGATCATCTATATGCTCTTTGCTCTCAAGG GTGGAGGGCATGAACAGTCTGGTTTATGAACTTGCTGTCGTGGCAGCACAGGAGAAAGCCACGCTTGATGAATGTGAAGCACTACTTGCTTCAATGGCAGCTATGCAG GTTGAGGAATACAGCCTTAGGACCCATCTCATACAAATGGAACAAGATTGGGAGAAGGGTAAGCTGATCTTGGCAATCAAGACACCTCCTTGA
- the LOC132184107 gene encoding pentatricopeptide repeat-containing protein At4g30700 yields MISRSIATACSAAPRGRNFFLDLLNKATTLSHLSQTHAQITLHGLHHDLATLTKLTHKLSDFKAIHHARHLFLSTPKPDLFLFNVLIKGFVTNDLPLSAISLYTHLRTGTSLKPDKYTYSFVVSAASDFKSDRLGIILHANAIVDGLGFNLFVGSAVVDFYFKFSRVEMARKVFDLMPEKDTVLWNTMVSGLVRNCYFGDSIGFFGDMVKGGVELDSTTVATVLPAAAELQELEVGMGIQCLALKVGFERDVFVITGLVSLYSKCGDIDKVKWLFGQIGQPDLISYNAMISGYTCNGETESSVMLFGELLASGQKANSSTLVGLIPVFSPFGHLQLTHCIHGFGIKSGVVSHASVSTALTTVYSRVNEIEFARQLFDETPEKSLASWNAMISGYTKNGLTEMAISLFRDMMLEFRPNPVTVTSILSACAQLGALSLGKWVHGLIKSENLESNVYVSTALIDMYAKCGSIVEAQRLFDLVKDKNVVTWNAMIFGYGLHGHGNEALKLFNEMLHSGVSPTGVTFLSVLYACSHAGLVRKGNDIFHSMVHDYGVQPLPEHYACMVDILGRAGRLNEALKFIEKMPIEPGPAIWGALLGACMIHKDTNLARVASERLFELEPENVGYHVLLSNIYSADRSFLKAASVRQVVKKRKLAKTPGCTLIEVGETPHVFTSGDRSHPQATAIYKMLEKLTGKMREAGFQSQTVTALHDVEEEEKELMVNVHSEKLAIAFGLIATEPGTEIRIIKNLRVCLDCHNATKFISKVTGRIIVVRDANRFHHFKDGICSCGDYW; encoded by the coding sequence ATGATTAGCAGAAGCATAGCGACGGCCTGTAGTGCAGCACCACGCGGCCGCAACTTCTTCCTGGACCTCCTGAACAAGGCCACCACTCTCTCCCACCTCTCGCAAACCCACGCCCAGATCACCCTCCACGGCCTCCACCACGACCTCGCCACTCTTACTAAGCTCACCCACAAGCTCTCCGACTTTAAGGCCATCCACCACGCGCGCCACCTCTTTCTCTCCACCCCCAAGCCCGACCTTTTCCTCTTCAATGTCCTCATCAAAGGCTTCGTCACCAACGATTTGCCTTTGTCTGCCATTTCGCTCTATACCCATTTGAGAACAGGGACTAGTCTTAAGCCTGATAAGTATACTTATTCATTCGTGGTATCGGCCGCCTCGGATTTTAAGTCCGACAGGTTGGGGATTATATTGCACGCAAATGCGATTGTTGATGGGTTGGGATTCAATCTGTTTGTTGGGTCCGCGGTGGTTGACTTTTACTTCAAGTTTTCACGGGTTGAGATGGCGAGGAAGGTGTTCGATTTAATGCCTGAGAAGGATACGGTTCTGTGGAATACGATGGTATCTGGGTTGGTGAGAAATTGTTATTTCGGAGATTCCATAGGGTTTTTTGGGGATATGGTTAAGGGAGGTGTGGAATTGGATTCGACGACTGTGGCGACTGTGCTTCCAGCTGCAGCGGAGTTGCAGGAGTTGGAAGTGGGGATGGGGATTCAGTGCTTGGCTTTGAAAGTTGGGTTTGAACGTGATGTGTTTGTGATTACGGGTTTGGTTTCATTGTATTCAAAATGTGGGGATATTGACAAGGTGAAGTGGTTGTTTGGGCAGATTGGTCAGCCGGATTTGATATCCTATAATGCAATGATTTCTGGGTACACTTGCAATGGCGAGACTGAATCTTCAGTGATGCTATTTGGGGAACTGCTTGCTTCTGGGCAGAAAGCCAATTCGAGCACATTGGTGGGGTTGATTCCTGTATTTTCACCCTTCGGGCATCTGCAGCTCACTCACTGTATTCATGGTTTCGGTATTAAATCTGGCGTTGTTTCACATGCTTCTGTTTCAACTGCATTAACTACTGTTTATAGCAGAGTAAATGAAATTGAATTCGCACGGCAGCTTTTTGATGAAACTCCAGAGAAAAGTTTGGCATCTTGGAATGCTATGATATCTGGTTATACCAAAAATGGATTAACGGAGATGGCAATTTCTCTTTTCCGGGATATGATGCTCGAATTTCGCCCAAATCCTGTTACAGTTACAAGTATTCTTTCCGCTTGTGCTCAGCTTGGAGCTTTAAGTCTTGGAAAATGGGTCCATGGCTTGATTAAAAGCGAGAATCTCGAGTCTAACGTATATGTCTCAACTGCTCTAATTGACATGTATGCAAAGTGTGGGAGCATTGTGGAGGCTCAGCGATTATTTGACTTGGTGaaggataaaaatgtggtaaCTTGGAACGCCATGATTTTTGGTTATGGCCTCCATGGGCATGGGAATGAAGCGCTAAAGCTCTTTAATGAGATGTTGCATTCTGGAGTTTCCCCAACTGGGGTTACTTTTCTTTCTGTCTTGTATGCTTGTAGTCATGCTGGCTTGGTGAGGAAAGGAAACGACATATTCCATTCTATGGTCCATGATTATGGGGTTCAACCATTACCTGAGCATTATGCCTGCATGGTTGACATCCTTGGCCGAGCTGGACGATTAAATGAGGCCTTGAAATTTATAGAGAAAATGCCGATTGAGCCAGGTCCTGCAATCTGGGGTGCCTTACTTGGTGCTTGCATGATTCACAAAGACACAAACCTAGCCCGTGTGGCTTCCGAAAGACTATTTGAATTGGAACCAGAAAATGTTGGATATCATGTCTTACTCTCTAATATTTACTCGGCTGACAGGAGTTTTCTAAAGGCTGCTTCAGTACGACAAGTAgtcaagaaaagaaagttgGCAAAGACTCCTGGGTGCACTCTAATTGAGGTTGGTGAGACACCCCATGTCTTTACATCTGGTGATCGGTCCCATCCTCAAGCAACGGCAATCTACAAAATGCTAGAGAAGTTGACTGGAAAGATGAGGGAGGCTGGATTTCAATCACAGACTGTCACTGCTTTGCATGatgtggaggaggaagagaaggagcTAATGGTTAACGTTCACAGTGAGAAGTTGGCCATTGCCTTTGGCCTTATCGCTACTGAACCTGGAACTGAAATCAGAATTATTAAGAATCTCCGGGTTTGTTTAGATTGCCATAATGCAACTAAATTTATATCCAAGGTTACAGGGAGAATTATTGTGGTTAGAGATGCTAATAGATTTCATCATTTTAAAGATGGCATCTGTTCTTGTGGAGACTAttggtga
- the LOC132184106 gene encoding cellulose synthase A catalytic subunit 7 [UDP-forming] → MEASAGLVAGSHNRNELVVIHGHEEHKPLKNLDGQVCEICGDDVGLTVDGDLFVACNECGFPVCRPCYEYERREGSQLCPQCRTRYKRLKGSARVEGDEDEEDVDDIEHEFKMEDERNNKHNHIVEAMLHGKMSYGRGPEDDENAHIPPVISGARSRPVSGEFPISSHAHGDQQMLSSSLHKRVHPYPVSEPGSARWDEKKEDGWKDRMDDWKMQQGNLGPEQDDTDPDMAMIDEARQPLSRKVPIASSKINPYRMVIVARLFVLSLFLRYRLMNPVHDAFGLWLTSVICEIWFAFSWILDQFPKWYPIDRETYLDRLSLRYEREGEPNQLSPVDLFVSTVDPMKEPPLVTANTVLSILAMDYPVDKISCYISDDGASMLTFEALSETAEFARKWVPFCKKFSLEPRAPEMYFAEKIDYLKDKVQPTFVKERRAMKREYEEFKVRVNALVAKATKVPPEGWIMQDGTPWPGNNTKDHPGMIQVFLGHSGGVDAEGNELPRLVYVSREKRPGFQHHKKAGAMNALIRVSAVLTNAPFILNLDCDHYINNSKAAREAMCFLMDPQTGKKVCYVQFPQRFDGIDTNDRYANRNTVFFDINMKGLDGIQGPVYVGTGCVFRRQALYGYNPPKGPKRPKMVSCDCCPCFGRRKKQKYAKDGATGDGASLQDMDDDKELLMSQMNFEKKFGQSAIFVTSTLMEQGGVPPSSSPAALLKEAIHVISCGYEDKTDWGLELGWIYGSITEDILSGFKMHCRGWRSIYCMPKRPAFKGTAPINLSDRLNQVLRWALGSIEIFFSHHCPVWYGYKEGKLKWLERFAYVNTTVYPFTSLPLLAYCSLPAICLLTDKFIMPPISTFASLYFIALFMSIFITGILELRWSGVTMEEWWRNEQFWVIGGVSAHLFAVVQGLLKVLAGIDTNFTVTSKATDDEDFGELYTFKWTTLLIPPTTILIINLVGVVAGISDAINNGYQSWGPLFGKLFFAFWVIVHLYPFLKGLMGRQNRTPTIVVIWSILLASIFSLLWVRIDPFVLKTKGPDTKQCGINC, encoded by the exons ATGGAAGCCAGCGCCGGACTTGTCGCCGGATCTCACAACCGCAACGAGCTCGTCGTCATCCACGGCCATGAAGAG CACAAGCCTTTGAAGAACTTGGATGGCCAGGTCTGTGAGATTTGTGGCGATGACGTCGGGCTAACGGTTGACGGAGATTTGTTTGTGGCCTGCAATGAGTGTGGTTTTCCGGTGTGCCGGCCTTGCTATGAGTATGAGAGAAGAGAAGGCAGCCAACTTTGCCCTCAGTGCAGAACCAGATACAAGCGTCTCAAAG GGAGCGCAAGGGTGGAGggagatgaagatgaagaggaTGTGGATGATATTGAGCATGAGTTCAAGATGGAGGATGAGAGGAACAACAAGCATAACCATATTGTAGAAGCAATGCTTCATGGGAAGATGAGCTATGGAAGAGGACCTGAAGATGACGAAAATGCCCATATCCCACCAGTTATATCCGGTGCAAGATCCCGACcg GTGAGCGGTGAATTTCCAATTTCATCTCATGCTCATGGAGATCAGCAGATGCTTTCTTCTTCGTTGCATAAACGAGTGCATCCATATCCAGTTTCTGAACCTG GGAGTGCAAGGTGggatgaaaagaaagaagatggttGGAAAGATAGGATGGATGACTGGAAAATGCAGCAAGGCAACCTGGGGCCTGAACAGGATGACACTGACCCTGACATGGCCAT GATTGATGAAGCTAGACAGCCACTGTCGAGAAAAGTACCGATTGCTTCAAGCAAAATAAATCCTTATCGGATGGTGATTGTAGCCCGACTTTTTGTTTTGTCCTTGTTCCTCCGATATAGACTTATGAATCCGGTGCATGATGCCTTTGGGCTCTGGTTAACGTCTGTGATATGTGAAATTTGGTTTGCATTTTCATGGATCCTTGATCAGTTCCCAAAATGGTACCCTATTGATCGTGAGACCTACCTTGATCGTCTTTCACTCAG GTATGAGAGGGAGGGTGAACCAAATCAGCTGTCTCCAGTAGATCTCTTCGTCAGTACTGTGGATCCCATGAAGGAACCTCCTCTTGTTACAGCTAACACAGTTCTTTCAATCTTGGCCATGGATTACCCGGTTGATAAGATCTCATGCTACATTTCTGATGATGGTGCTTCCATGCTCACCTTTGAAGCCTTGTCTGAAACTGCAGAATTTGCACGCAAATGGGTACCTTTCTGCAAGAAATTTTCTCTAGAGCCTCGAGCCCCTGAAATGTACTTCGCAGAGAAGATTGATTATCTCAAGGACAAGGTTCAGCCTACTTTTGTTAAGGAGCGTCGAGCTATGAAG AGAgaatatgaagaattcaagGTTAGGGTAAATGCACTTGTGGCCAAAGCCACGAAGGTTCCTCCAGAGGGGTGGATCATGCAAGATGGGACGCCATGGCCAGGAAACAATACTAAGGATCACCCTGGGATGATTCAGGTGTTTCTCGGTCACAGTGGAGGAGTTGATGCTGAAGGAAATGAGCTTCCTCGTCTTGTCTATGTATCCCGTGAGAAAAGGCCTGGTTTTCAACATCACAAGAAAGCTGGTGCCATGAACGCTCTG ATTCGGGTCTCTGCTGTGCTCACCAATGCCCCTTTCATTCTCAACTTGGATTGTGATCACTATATCAACAACAGCAAAGCCGCGCGAGAGGCCATGTGTTTCTTGATGGACCCCCAGACTGGGAAGAAGGTCTGCTATGTCCAATTCCCTCAAAGATTCGACGGCATTGATACAAACGATCGATACGCCAACAGAAACACAGTCTTCTTTGAT ATCAACATGAAAGGTCTAGATGGAATTCAAGGTCCTGTATATGTGGGCACAGGATGTGTTTTCAGAAGGCAAGCTTTATATGGATATAACCCTCCCAAAGGTCCTAAGCGCCCAAAGATGGTAAGCTGTGACTGCTGCCCATGTTTTGGACGTCGCAAGAAGCAAAAGTATGCTAAGGACGGGGCAACTGGAGATGGTGCAAGCCTACAAG ATATGGACGATGACAAGGAGCTATTGATGTCCCAGATGAATTTCGAAAAGAAATTTGGGCAGTCAGCAATTTTTGTAACTTCAACCTTAATGGAACAGGGTGGTGTGCCTCCTTCCTCGAGTCCGGCAGCCCTGCTCAAAGAAGCCATTCATGTGATCAGTTGTGGCTATGAAGACAAAACGGATTGGGGTCTTGAG CTTGGTTGGATCTACGGATCAATCACAGAGGATATCCTCTCGGGTTTCAAGATGCATTGTCGTGGTTGGAGGTCTATATACTGTATGCCAAAGAGACCTGCATTCAAGGGTACAGCTCCCATCAACCTGTCAGATAGGCTAAACCAGGTGCTTCGGTGGGCACTTGGTTCCATTGAGATCTTTTTCAGTCACCACTGCCCTGTTTGGTATGGCTACAAGGAAGGGAAACTCAAGTGGCTCGAGAGATTTGCCTACGTCAACACAACAGTCTATCCCTTCACCTCCTTGCCTCTTCTTGCCTACTGTAGCCTCCCTGCTATCTGCTTGCTCACTGATAAATTCATCATGCCACCG ATAAGCACTTTTGCGAGTCTCTACTTCATTGCCCTGTTCATGTCAATCTTTATTACGGGCATTCTTGAGCTGAGATGGAGCGGAGTTACCATGGAGGAATGGTGGAGAAACGAGCAATTCTGGGTCATTGGTGGTGTGTCAGCACATCTCTTTGCTGTTGTGCAAGGTCTCCTGAAGGTTTTAGCTGGAATTGACACTAACTTCACTGTCACATCCAAGGCAACAGATGATGAGGATTTTGGAGAATTATACACCTTTAAATGGACAACCCTTCTAATCCCTCCAACTACAATCTTAATCATCAACCTTGTTGGAGTTGTTGCTGGGATCTCAGATGCCATAAACAATGGATACCAATCATGGGGACCTCTATTTGGGAAGCTCTTCTTTGCATTCTGGGTGATTGTCCATCTCTACCCATTCCTTAAAGGTCTGATGGGGCGGCAGAACCGGACACCAACCATTGTTGTCATATGGTCAATCCTTTTGGCTTCCATCTTCTCCTTGCTTTGGGTCCGAATTGATCCATTTGTGTTAAAAACCAAGGGACCTGACACCAAGCAATGTGGAATTAATTGCTAA